One genomic region from Salvia hispanica cultivar TCC Black 2014 chromosome 2, UniMelb_Shisp_WGS_1.0, whole genome shotgun sequence encodes:
- the LOC125206917 gene encoding aspartic proteinase CDR1-like has translation MPFESSGGITLDFFHRNSRHSPSYDPSITRFQRLRHAFDRSVSRKSWLTAVLHSTSTKALVGPISRVGYEYLMKIKVGAPLVEQLAITDTGSDLTWIQCKPCIHCYNQTLPPFDPIVLPLDLVRVPPLHRIIRIVRNQWSFPNMAFGCGRENGYPISVSTAPGIVGLGAGSTSIINQLKKSIGGKFSYCLALRDSNATSKISFGNSAVVAGPKVVSTPLLRNSEDTFHYLIPEGLSVGRERVYRVDVGSSDEGNAIIDSATTLSFVPDEMYNRVEAALKDAIKGERVEDPQKEFGLCYKKGVGSGHHHLSQLISRMQTWFWNKRMDYQIGFDLEKSQSTFCLEIAPTHNDQNTMVYHAQSSASSIASFAVPPPDLGYLTVLPSTARCSTAIHCRIAARLPRQISFCIALLFACLAGLAVV, from the exons atgcCTT TTGAATCCTCTGGCGGCATCACCCTCGACTTCTTCCACCGCAACTCGCGCCATTCGCCTTCGTACGACCCTTCCATCACACGTTTCCAACGCCTAAGACACGCGTTCGACCGCTCCGTGTCAAGAAAATCCTGGTTGACGGCGGTCTTGCATTCAACATCCACGAAGGCCTTAGTCGGTCCGATCAGCCGTGTGGGGTACGAGTACCTGATGAAGATCAAGGTTGGGGCGCCCCTTGTCGAGCAGCTAGCCATCACTGACACGGGAAGCGACCTAACATGGATCCAATGCAAGCCCTGCATACACTGCTATAACCAAACTCTCCCACCCTTCGATCCAATTGTCTTACCGCTCGATCTCGTGCGGGTCCCACCATTGCACCGCATCATCCGGATCGTGCGGAA CCAGTGGTCCTTCCCTAACATGGCCTTCGGTTGTGGTCGCGAGAACGGCTACCCTATAAGCGTCAGTACCGCGCCAGGGATCGTTGGCCTTGGGGCCGGCTCGACGTCCATCATAAACCAGCTAAAAAAGTCCATAGGCGGCAAGTTCTCTTATTGCTTGGCTTTGCGAGACTCCAATGCCACTAGCAAGATCAGCTTTGGCAACAGCGCTGTCGTGGCCGGGCCTAAAGTCGTCTCAACACCATTACTAAGGAACTCGGAAGACACATTCCACTACCTCATACCGGAAGGACTCAGCGTTGGGAGAGAGAGGGTCTACCGCGTGGATGTGGGCTCCTCCGATGAGGGAAACGCCATCATCGACTCAGCGACGACACTGTCGTTCGTCCCTGATGAGATGTACAACAGGGTGGAGGCGGCACTAAAGGACGCAATCAAGGGAGAGCGCGTAGAGGATCCGCAAAAGGAGTTCGGGTTGTGCTATAAGAAGGGGGTGGGTTCAGGTCACCACCACCTATCACAGCTCATTTCAAGAATGCAGACTTGGTTTTGGAAcaagaga ATGGATTACCAGATTGGGTTTGATCTTGAAAAGAGCCAGTCAACTTTCTGCCTAGAGATTGCTCCAACTCACAATGATCAAAATACTATGGTTTATCATGCTCAATCAAGTGCTTCTAGT ATTGCATCATTCGCCGTACCTCCGCCCGACCTCGGCTACCTCACCGTCTTACCGTCAACTGCTCGCTGCTCCACCGCTATACATTGTCGCATTGCCGCTCGCCTGCCTCGCCAGATCTCCTTCTGCATTGCCTTGTTGTTCGCCTGCTTAGCCGGGCTAGCTGTAGTGTGA